A region from the Rhodohalobacter sp. SW132 genome encodes:
- a CDS encoding DUF6580 family putative transport protein, whose amino-acid sequence MNRLKDTFTFGMAGAVILLFIAAMATWRVYMGSHAGEMAMANFSPIGAMALFGGAYFSRSKALIFPLLTLWLSDIMLNRFLYFGEWVFFYDGFLWVYGAFALMVFAGRWMKPNKGVGRFVGASVAIVFIHWIVTDIGVWLSSPMYPLTLEGLWLCLVAAIPFELNLLAGTLAYGVVMFGLFEWSARSVPSLKSSEIT is encoded by the coding sequence ATGAACAGACTTAAAGATACATTTACTTTTGGGATGGCTGGTGCGGTAATTCTGCTTTTCATCGCCGCAATGGCAACCTGGCGCGTTTATATGGGTTCTCACGCCGGCGAGATGGCAATGGCGAATTTCTCGCCGATCGGGGCTATGGCACTATTTGGAGGGGCCTATTTCAGTCGCTCCAAAGCGTTAATATTCCCGCTGCTTACACTCTGGCTGAGTGATATCATGCTCAACCGATTTCTCTATTTTGGAGAGTGGGTCTTTTTTTATGATGGGTTCCTCTGGGTGTACGGTGCTTTTGCGCTGATGGTATTTGCCGGGCGCTGGATGAAACCAAACAAAGGAGTCGGACGGTTTGTAGGAGCTTCCGTTGCAATTGTATTTATTCACTGGATCGTGACCGATATCGGCGTTTGGCTCTCCAGCCCGATGTACCCGCTTACGTTAGAGGGGCTTTGGCTATGCCTGGTTGCCGCGATTCCGTTTGAGCTGAATCTTCTTGCGGGAACACTGGCATACGGCGTGGTAATGTTTGGCTTGTTTGAGTGGTCAGCGCGCTCAGTTCCTTCACTGAAATCATCAGAAATAACCTAA
- a CDS encoding diphthine--ammonia ligase, whose protein sequence is MTKQSAKTIFHWSGGKDSALALHKLLQSGEDHRVRLFTAINRNRARVTMHGVQIELIRRQAKQIGLPLSVLELPDQPGMELYNKLMKREMIRHKSVGFEQAAFGDIFLEDLKEYRENQMKEVGLQSIFPIWGKDTRKLMQQFIDDGFRAIAVCVDADKLGKSFAGREIDQQFLKDLPDDVDPCGENGEFHTFVYDGPIFKQPVLVRRGDVVYREYDSPGSQNDSDTDKKAPSKMGFWFCDLQKED, encoded by the coding sequence ATGACCAAACAATCGGCCAAAACAATCTTTCACTGGAGCGGAGGAAAAGATAGTGCGCTCGCATTGCACAAGCTGCTTCAGTCAGGGGAAGATCATAGGGTGCGATTGTTTACAGCCATTAACCGGAATCGGGCGAGGGTGACCATGCATGGAGTTCAAATCGAACTCATCAGGAGGCAGGCGAAGCAAATCGGCCTGCCTCTATCTGTTCTCGAACTGCCGGATCAGCCCGGAATGGAGCTCTATAACAAGCTGATGAAACGTGAGATGATTCGCCACAAAAGTGTCGGTTTCGAACAGGCAGCATTCGGCGATATCTTCCTGGAGGATTTGAAAGAGTACAGAGAGAATCAGATGAAAGAGGTAGGATTACAATCGATATTTCCGATCTGGGGAAAAGATACCCGAAAGCTGATGCAGCAGTTTATTGATGACGGTTTTCGGGCAATTGCTGTTTGTGTGGATGCAGATAAACTGGGAAAGAGCTTTGCCGGGAGGGAGATCGATCAGCAGTTTTTGAAAGATTTGCCGGATGATGTGGATCCATGCGGTGAAAACGGGGAGTTTCATACCTTTGTGTATGACGGCCCGATATTTAAACAACCGGTTCTGGTCCGGCGGGGAGATGTTGTTTACCGGGAATACGATTCACCCGGTTCACAAAATGATTCTGATACAGATAAAAAAGCACCCTCCAAAATGGGGTTTTGGTTTTGTGATTTACAGAAAGAGGACTGA
- a CDS encoding TonB-dependent siderophore receptor: protein MSKIYLLLAGFLLCASAIQAQPFIESEPSDVATDTLELDRVVVTASKLPLTQRETTKPVILITREEIERNSGRDLSQILNQQSGIRVNDSYGAPSNGRILYLQGAAAQNTLILVDGLPVSDPSGVGGLFDLRLLPTNNIEQIEIIKGSQSTLYGTDAIAGVVNLITRSGGDELVNATGRLSYGSYNTFNGNVGVNGSAGERVRYTLNYNRETSDGFSAARDPEDTGTFGDDGYSLDSFFGKADVSVTENLTISPFLNYSKNEGDYDADAFQDADNFYSLELLNPGVQAQFSRGDLRLNGGYNYSRTQRMFDSQFGVNEFEGQMHNADLFGNYRLTNHLQVLAGFNFQDFTIPESEDEGFDNNGNPVTVVFEERDAQVVSPYATLYLKDWNGLSTEIGYRLNNHSEYGNNSTFSIAPSYQVTDQVKLFASVSSGFKAPTLDELFGQFGANPDLDPQTSLYFNIGAESYLLDQSLKLSAQYFNREIDDLIIYGPTGYINRDRQNDQGIELSADWIINNRIRTGAWYNYLDGEITTFGEDGEDTQSNLIRRPTNSFGFNAGVSVTDQIYVRLDGEYNGERTDIFFNPDNFMQEDVTLDAYTLVNIYAEYKLYDGRFTIFGDVKNLFNSDFTEVYGYNTMGTAVKAGLRFNL from the coding sequence ATGAGCAAAATTTATCTACTATTAGCGGGATTTCTGCTGTGCGCCTCAGCAATTCAGGCACAGCCATTTATTGAATCGGAACCTTCCGATGTCGCGACCGATACTCTTGAACTCGATCGTGTGGTGGTTACAGCATCCAAACTGCCGCTTACGCAGCGGGAAACAACAAAGCCCGTTATCCTGATCACCCGCGAAGAGATTGAACGAAATAGCGGCCGGGATCTCTCCCAGATTCTGAATCAGCAGAGTGGAATCCGGGTAAACGATTCCTATGGAGCCCCATCAAACGGACGAATTCTCTATTTACAGGGCGCAGCAGCTCAAAATACTCTTATTCTTGTGGATGGTCTGCCGGTGAGTGATCCATCCGGGGTTGGCGGACTTTTTGACCTGCGGCTGCTGCCCACAAATAACATTGAACAAATTGAAATTATCAAAGGAAGTCAGTCCACTCTTTACGGTACCGATGCCATCGCAGGTGTGGTAAACCTGATTACCCGAAGCGGCGGTGACGAACTTGTGAACGCAACCGGACGCCTTTCGTATGGCTCATATAACACCTTTAATGGAAATGTGGGCGTGAATGGAAGTGCCGGCGAGCGAGTGCGCTATACGCTGAATTACAACCGGGAGACGAGTGACGGATTCAGTGCCGCCCGTGATCCCGAAGATACAGGAACCTTCGGTGACGATGGTTATTCACTGGATTCATTTTTTGGAAAGGCAGACGTTTCAGTGACTGAAAATCTTACGATTTCTCCATTTCTGAACTATTCCAAAAATGAGGGAGATTACGACGCAGACGCTTTCCAGGATGCGGATAACTTTTATTCTCTTGAGCTTCTGAATCCCGGAGTGCAGGCACAGTTCAGCAGGGGTGATCTGCGTTTGAATGGAGGATATAACTACTCACGAACCCAGCGAATGTTTGATTCGCAGTTTGGGGTTAATGAATTTGAGGGGCAGATGCACAATGCCGATCTGTTTGGAAATTACAGGCTGACAAATCACCTGCAGGTTCTGGCGGGATTCAATTTCCAGGATTTTACGATTCCCGAAAGCGAAGATGAGGGGTTTGACAATAATGGAAATCCTGTAACGGTGGTATTTGAAGAGAGAGATGCACAGGTCGTTAGTCCGTACGCCACACTCTATCTTAAGGATTGGAATGGACTGAGTACTGAAATCGGCTACAGGCTGAACAACCACAGCGAGTACGGCAACAATTCCACATTCAGTATTGCGCCGTCGTATCAGGTTACGGATCAGGTGAAGCTCTTTGCATCGGTCAGCAGCGGATTTAAAGCTCCAACACTGGATGAGCTATTTGGTCAGTTTGGCGCCAATCCGGATTTGGATCCTCAAACAAGTCTCTATTTTAATATCGGGGCAGAATCATACCTGTTGGACCAATCCCTGAAATTGAGCGCTCAGTATTTCAACCGGGAGATTGACGATCTGATCATCTATGGCCCGACAGGATACATCAACCGGGATCGTCAGAACGATCAGGGAATTGAGCTATCTGCTGATTGGATCATCAATAACCGCATCAGAACCGGCGCGTGGTACAATTATCTTGACGGCGAAATTACAACATTCGGAGAAGATGGAGAAGATACGCAAAGCAACCTGATTCGCCGGCCAACGAACAGTTTTGGTTTTAATGCCGGAGTATCTGTTACCGATCAGATCTATGTTCGGCTGGATGGTGAGTACAATGGCGAGCGAACCGATATTTTCTTCAATCCCGATAATTTTATGCAGGAAGATGTGACTCTTGATGCATATACGCTCGTGAATATCTATGCGGAGTATAAACTGTATGATGGCAGATTCACGATCTTTGGAGATGTGAAAAATCTGTTCAATTCCGATTTTACGGAGGTGTATGGGTATAATACCATGGGAACAGCCGTAAAAGCCGGACTCCGGTTCAATCTCTGA
- a CDS encoding GntR family transcriptional regulator codes for MEYSEDRPIYMQITDHFCDQILNKEWSAGERIPSVREMAVKMEVNPNTAIRAYHYLQDENVLYNERGVGYFVSDKAYELVLDLKREEFIREKLPVFYRDMRQLGISPFDLKSLYEKHHGDDEM; via the coding sequence ATGGAATATTCAGAAGACCGCCCGATTTACATGCAGATTACCGATCATTTTTGCGATCAGATACTGAACAAAGAATGGTCGGCCGGTGAGCGGATTCCATCGGTACGGGAGATGGCTGTCAAGATGGAGGTCAATCCTAACACCGCCATCCGCGCCTATCATTACTTGCAGGATGAAAATGTGCTTTATAATGAGCGGGGCGTGGGGTATTTCGTATCAGACAAGGCGTACGAACTCGTCCTTGACCTGAAACGCGAAGAGTTCATAAGAGAGAAACTCCCTGTTTTTTATCGGGATATGAGACAGCTTGGAATTAGCCCATTTGACCTGAAAAGTCTTTATGAAAAGCATCATGGCGATGATGAAATGTAA